In a genomic window of Candidatus Acidiferrales bacterium:
- a CDS encoding TM2 domain-containing protein: MANILQLMPMLEGEELVYVQGIIKDMTDSQAQQFANIYNVRRKDPQTILLVTLIGFLGVAGIQRFLTNQIGMGLLYLFTGGLCVIGTIVDLVSYRRIAFECNYGVAQEIAVMVKASS; the protein is encoded by the coding sequence ATGGCAAACATTCTACAGTTAATGCCGATGCTTGAAGGCGAGGAATTGGTTTATGTCCAGGGAATTATCAAAGACATGACCGACAGCCAAGCGCAGCAGTTTGCAAATATTTATAATGTTCGGCGAAAAGATCCTCAGACGATTCTTCTCGTAACTCTGATAGGATTTCTCGGCGTCGCAGGTATACAGCGTTTCCTCACGAACCAGATAGGAATGGGTCTGCTGTATTTGTTCACCGGAGGGTTGTGCGTCATCGGAACCATAGTCGATCTCGTGAGTTATCGAAGGATTGCTTTTGAGTGTAATTACGGCGTCGCACAGGAAATCGCCGTTATGGTGAAGGCGTCCAGTTGA